In the genome of Persephonella sp. KM09-Lau-8, one region contains:
- a CDS encoding tetratricopeptide repeat protein encodes MKKTAFLILFLIFNISFASQVKVPEVTFPVEITVEKIEQKPFLQPPDRLKLSQKIETQLFVEEFPPIPPYNVEPPSIPLEKPSSFMGIPEENALMAGAIDDFFNGKYLSARDKLIKLLKKYPDVKFKTEAKYLLGLVYYKLGEKEKALKQFENTCKTEETSPIRDKACLSAAILLLDYGKIKEADQLLKNAETPDENFLFWHGVIFAHNKKYKEAFNLIKDIKCENLNVEFIDYCKYMKGYLYFANKQFEKAVETLNQIKSPDYWRHILLIKGFSYLRLGDYAKAESYFKKYLEGYGTATPMAAYAIYGLGIIDLKKGNIKSALEKAGILETRDKTLAQNLYIKIAEVLADKGDFETAFVLLQKSALTGGKYVEYLKKKLAITAYNSGKYRYAFLMFKSINQPEFDLYAGYALLKLNRPQEAAEYIEKALDRLTDPEKKLQALKYLADIYFQLKQYKKYLQVVKEISQYDEDYARDLLGWYFFIKKEYKKAYQAFKDPYLKAISAFNAGLLDEALQIAQKINDRKSKLLIAYIFIKKQQPELARKVLEELSQGDDEIAQKASYLYAYTYFLQGDYLTAAQEFENFANRYPNTKLGKQAILRMANSYYNAGETEKAREIYRQFIEKYADSPEAIDAAYQLTLLEMKNSKDTDVATQIKKFIEKYPDYPFVNLLKIQLADYYLSKGKFDEAEKLYSQIIEQDIKESDYALYKLGYLYYLKNNYPDAINTLRQYLEKYPQGEYSLNAKSLLVKIYIKQKDLKKAIEVLKQMPDTDENRYQLAILYYKLGDLTQAKSYFEDLYTRFPKYRNDIAYYLAKIQLKLGYPQLAKKYLEEAVNGSDYNHVAESYYLLGLIYQQEGNLEKALNNFVNVVYLYPEAKEFVIKARIKAAEIMKSKGHKQEAACMLKPLKKYNLSPPLQQKVKQLQKGLPQCR; translated from the coding sequence ATGAAAAAAACAGCTTTTTTAATATTGTTTTTAATCTTCAATATCTCCTTTGCTTCACAGGTAAAAGTCCCGGAAGTTACATTTCCAGTAGAAATAACCGTTGAAAAAATAGAACAAAAACCTTTTCTACAACCTCCAGATAGACTAAAACTGAGTCAGAAAATAGAAACCCAGCTATTTGTTGAAGAATTCCCACCAATTCCTCCTTACAATGTGGAACCCCCATCAATCCCTCTTGAAAAACCATCCTCATTTATGGGGATACCTGAAGAAAATGCCCTGATGGCCGGTGCTATAGATGATTTCTTTAACGGAAAATATCTATCAGCACGGGATAAACTGATAAAACTGCTGAAAAAATACCCTGATGTAAAATTTAAAACAGAAGCCAAATATCTTCTTGGTCTTGTGTATTACAAACTTGGTGAAAAAGAAAAAGCCCTAAAACAGTTTGAAAATACCTGTAAAACAGAAGAAACAAGCCCAATCAGAGACAAAGCCTGTTTATCTGCTGCAATACTATTACTGGACTACGGAAAGATAAAAGAAGCTGACCAGCTCCTCAAAAATGCAGAAACCCCTGATGAAAACTTTCTGTTCTGGCACGGAGTAATATTTGCCCATAACAAGAAATATAAAGAAGCATTTAATCTGATTAAAGATATAAAATGCGAAAATCTGAATGTTGAGTTTATAGATTACTGCAAATATATGAAAGGTTATCTCTATTTTGCCAATAAACAGTTTGAAAAGGCAGTTGAAACATTAAACCAGATCAAATCTCCTGATTACTGGAGACATATCCTTCTGATAAAAGGTTTCTCCTATTTACGTCTGGGAGATTATGCAAAGGCAGAAAGCTATTTCAAAAAATATCTTGAAGGATACGGCACTGCCACCCCAATGGCAGCCTATGCAATTTACGGCCTTGGGATAATAGACCTGAAAAAAGGTAATATCAAATCAGCCCTTGAAAAAGCAGGTATCCTTGAAACAAGAGATAAAACCCTTGCACAAAATTTATACATAAAAATAGCAGAGGTACTGGCTGATAAAGGAGATTTTGAAACAGCATTTGTCCTCCTTCAAAAATCTGCATTAACAGGTGGAAAATATGTTGAATATCTAAAGAAAAAACTTGCTATAACTGCCTATAACTCAGGCAAATACAGATATGCATTCTTGATGTTTAAATCCATAAACCAGCCAGAGTTTGACCTTTATGCAGGATATGCCCTCCTGAAGCTAAACAGACCACAGGAAGCAGCAGAATACATAGAAAAGGCATTAGACAGACTGACAGACCCAGAGAAAAAGCTGCAGGCACTAAAATACCTTGCAGATATATACTTCCAGCTTAAACAATACAAAAAATATCTACAGGTTGTAAAAGAGATAAGCCAGTATGACGAGGATTATGCAAGGGATTTACTGGGATGGTATTTCTTTATTAAAAAAGAATATAAAAAAGCATATCAAGCCTTTAAAGACCCTTACCTGAAAGCAATCTCAGCATTTAATGCAGGCCTTCTTGATGAAGCCCTCCAGATAGCCCAGAAAATCAATGACAGAAAAAGCAAACTCCTGATTGCCTATATATTCATCAAAAAACAACAACCTGAACTGGCCAGAAAAGTGCTGGAAGAACTATCTCAAGGAGATGATGAGATAGCCCAGAAAGCAAGCTATTTATATGCTTATACATACTTTTTACAGGGAGATTACCTTACAGCTGCACAGGAGTTTGAAAACTTTGCAAACAGATACCCAAATACAAAGCTTGGAAAGCAGGCAATTCTCAGAATGGCAAACAGCTATTACAATGCAGGAGAAACTGAAAAAGCAAGGGAGATATACAGGCAGTTTATTGAGAAATATGCAGACAGTCCCGAGGCTATAGATGCAGCCTACCAGTTAACACTCCTTGAGATGAAAAACTCAAAAGATACGGATGTGGCAACCCAGATTAAGAAATTTATTGAGAAATACCCAGATTACCCATTTGTAAATCTTCTTAAAATTCAGCTTGCAGACTATTACCTTAGCAAAGGGAAATTTGATGAGGCTGAGAAGTTATACTCCCAGATTATAGAACAGGATATCAAAGAAAGTGATTACGCCCTTTATAAGCTGGGATATCTCTACTACCTGAAAAATAATTATCCTGATGCAATTAATACCCTCAGGCAGTATCTGGAAAAATATCCACAGGGTGAGTATTCCCTGAATGCAAAATCCCTGTTGGTGAAAATTTATATTAAACAAAAAGACCTGAAAAAAGCCATTGAAGTTCTTAAACAGATGCCAGATACAGATGAAAACAGATATCAGCTTGCAATTTTATACTACAAATTAGGGGATTTAACTCAGGCAAAAAGCTATTTTGAAGACCTTTACACAAGATTTCCTAAATACAGAAATGATATTGCCTACTATCTGGCAAAAATCCAGCTAAAACTGGGATATCCACAGCTTGCTAAAAAATATCTGGAAGAAGCTGTAAATGGCTCAGATTACAACCATGTAGCAGAAAGTTATTATCTCCTTGGGCTGATATACCAGCAGGAAGGTAATCTGGAAAAAGCCCTTAACAATTTTGTAAATGTGGTTTATCTTTATCCTGAAGCTAAGGAATTTGTGATAAAGGCCAGAATTAAAGCAGCCGAAATAATGAAAAGTAAAGGTCATAAACAGGAAGCCGCCTGTATGCTGAAACCCCTTAAGAAATATAATCTCAGCCCTCCCCTGCAACAAAAGGTAAAACAATTGCAAAAAGGGCTTCCCCAATGTAGATAA
- a CDS encoding MotA/TolQ/ExbB proton channel family protein, whose amino-acid sequence MEYIIQIFQKGGPIMYPLLFLGILAIAFIIERLYSLSSRKTFPVRKLEEISFYIQEGRFAEAITIAKNTNSVATALVAGVLEAYIRGRKDEEQLKTVAEEIARAEIPKLEGYINAIGAIAAIAPLLGFLGTVVGMIQVFEALSVEGLSNPEVLSSGISQALITTAFGLSIAIPTLAAYWYFRSKLSFIVSQMENLATELIYQLTELSSKEGEQK is encoded by the coding sequence ATGGAATATATAATCCAGATTTTCCAGAAAGGTGGACCTATAATGTATCCCCTTTTATTTTTGGGGATACTGGCAATAGCATTTATTATTGAACGATTATACTCCCTTTCCTCAAGGAAAACCTTTCCTGTCAGAAAATTAGAAGAGATATCCTTTTACATACAGGAAGGTAGATTTGCAGAAGCAATAACAATAGCTAAAAATACAAACTCGGTAGCAACAGCCCTTGTGGCTGGAGTTCTGGAGGCATACATAAGAGGAAGAAAAGACGAAGAACAGCTTAAAACCGTTGCAGAGGAAATTGCAAGGGCTGAAATTCCTAAACTTGAAGGATATATAAATGCAATAGGAGCTATTGCTGCCATAGCCCCATTACTTGGTTTCCTTGGAACAGTAGTCGGTATGATACAGGTTTTTGAGGCACTATCTGTTGAAGGACTTTCAAATCCAGAGGTGTTATCCTCAGGAATATCACAGGCATTGATAACCACGGCTTTTGGTCTTTCTATTGCCATTCCAACACTGGCAGCATACTGGTATTTCAGGTCTAAATTATCATTTATTGTTTCCCAGATGGAAAATCTGGCAACAGAGCTTATATACCAGCTTACAGAACTTTCCAGCAAGGAAGGTGAGCAAAAATGA
- a CDS encoding biopolymer transporter ExbD yields MNFRKYMKTQDTGFVVDMTALVDIAFIIILFLGIVSTLAPISSINVELPQATAEKTSIEPVKIFVDKDGNYYIGSQKVTDAEIAQFLKSKNAKSLVVIADRRVEYGKVVHLMDIAKQNGVEEINIATRRGGQ; encoded by the coding sequence ATGAATTTCAGAAAATATATGAAAACACAGGATACGGGCTTTGTTGTTGATATGACAGCCCTTGTTGATATTGCTTTTATAATTATATTATTTTTAGGAATAGTAAGCACACTTGCTCCAATATCATCAATAAATGTGGAACTACCACAGGCAACAGCAGAAAAAACATCAATAGAACCTGTAAAGATATTTGTTGATAAAGATGGAAATTACTATATTGGCAGTCAAAAAGTAACAGACGCAGAAATTGCCCAATTTTTAAAATCAAAAAATGCAAAATCCCTTGTGGTTATAGCTGACAGAAGAGTTGAATATGGTAAAGTTGTTCATCTTATGGATATCGCAAAACAAAATGGCGTAGAAGAAATAAATATAGCCACAAGGAGAGGTGGTCAGTAA
- the rimM gene encoding ribosome maturation factor RimM (Essential for efficient processing of 16S rRNA), whose product MAKEEMVIAGKIHGTHGVRGDLKIEIFPPNFKLPEIIYIKDKEGNLQPLEVEAFSRKKGLIRFKGYDDLDKAKKIKHRYFYVETSRLPKPEKDTFYEYQLIDADVIYNDKVVGKIIKVDDRLSTAYLIIKCTDEKIRHLPFINEFVKEIDVENKKVYIQPPEGWFSL is encoded by the coding sequence ATGGCTAAAGAAGAAATGGTCATTGCTGGGAAAATACACGGAACACACGGGGTTAGAGGAGATTTAAAAATAGAGATATTTCCCCCTAACTTTAAACTGCCTGAGATTATTTACATAAAAGATAAAGAAGGAAATCTTCAGCCTCTTGAAGTTGAGGCATTTTCAAGAAAAAAAGGCTTAATCAGATTTAAAGGATATGATGATTTAGATAAAGCAAAAAAAATAAAACATAGATACTTTTATGTGGAAACATCCAGACTTCCAAAACCTGAAAAAGATACATTCTACGAATACCAGCTTATAGATGCCGATGTTATTTATAATGACAAAGTTGTAGGAAAAATCATAAAAGTGGATGATAGGTTATCAACAGCATATCTAATTATAAAATGCACCGATGAAAAAATCAGACATCTACCATTTATTAACGAGTTTGTGAAGGAAATAGATGTGGAAAATAAAAAAGTTTATATTCAGCCACCGGAAGGTTGGTTTTCACTTTAA
- a CDS encoding PhoH family protein, translated as MIAEGTEEELDRFEDFMQKVASYFEGGHQLSPQDVRNLAVGYKNETPQQQIVGNYEAILFTHRKKPIMAKTPSQKAYIETIKKNDITFGVGPAGTGKTYLAMAMAVSYLKQQKVNRIILTRPAVEAGEKLGFLPGTLTEKVDPYLRPLYDALYEMVDPDKIRDMLEKNIIEIAPLAFMRGRTLNDAFIILDEAQNTTKEQMKMFLTRIGFGSKAVITGDITQIDLPKVSQSGLVEALEVLKDVKGIGICRFSEKDVVRHPVVQRIITAYDKYEREKENEQNSNK; from the coding sequence TTGATTGCAGAAGGAACAGAAGAAGAATTAGACAGATTTGAGGATTTTATGCAAAAAGTAGCATCTTATTTTGAAGGCGGTCATCAATTATCCCCGCAGGATGTGAGAAATCTGGCCGTTGGATACAAAAATGAAACTCCCCAGCAGCAGATAGTTGGAAATTACGAAGCGATTTTATTTACCCACAGAAAAAAACCAATAATGGCCAAAACCCCTTCCCAGAAGGCATACATAGAAACCATAAAGAAAAATGATATAACCTTTGGAGTAGGTCCTGCAGGAACAGGCAAAACATATCTTGCAATGGCTATGGCTGTTTCATATCTGAAACAACAAAAAGTAAACAGAATTATCCTGACAAGACCAGCAGTTGAAGCAGGAGAAAAACTTGGATTTCTACCGGGAACATTAACAGAAAAGGTTGATCCATATCTCAGACCTTTATACGACGCTTTATATGAAATGGTTGACCCTGACAAGATTAGAGATATGCTGGAAAAAAATATTATAGAGATTGCACCACTGGCATTTATGAGAGGAAGAACCCTTAATGATGCTTTTATCATTCTTGATGAGGCACAGAACACAACAAAAGAACAGATGAAAATGTTCCTCACCAGAATAGGTTTTGGTTCAAAGGCAGTTATTACAGGTGATATAACACAGATAGACCTGCCGAAAGTAAGCCAGTCAGGTTTAGTAGAAGCCCTCGAAGTCCTCAAGGATGTGAAAGGCATAGGAATATGCAGGTTCTCAGAAAAAGATGTAGTCAGACATCCTGTAGTTCAGAGAATTATTACAGCTTACGATAAATACGAAAGGGAAAAAGAAAATGAACAAAATTCTAATAAGTAA
- the ybeY gene encoding rRNA maturation RNase YbeY, with protein sequence MNKILISKDIYDRYITKKFVKEVAEKILKELNLDNVELSITLTDNDTIQQINKEWRKKDKPTDVLSFPIDEKPPGYRYKILGDVIISLPYAKKQAEEIGLSYKEEIVRLLTHGILHLLGYDHETCPAEAKKMFDLQDRIFEKVISDYTQQESS encoded by the coding sequence ATGAACAAAATTCTAATAAGTAAAGATATATACGACAGATATATCACAAAAAAGTTTGTGAAAGAAGTTGCAGAAAAAATCCTGAAAGAGCTTAATCTGGATAATGTGGAACTCAGCATAACCCTGACAGATAACGACACAATACAACAGATTAATAAAGAGTGGAGAAAAAAGGATAAACCAACAGATGTCCTATCCTTCCCTATAGATGAAAAACCTCCAGGATATAGATACAAAATACTGGGAGATGTGATTATCTCCCTTCCTTATGCAAAAAAACAGGCAGAAGAGATAGGTCTGTCCTACAAAGAAGAAATAGTCAGGCTTCTAACCCACGGAATTTTACATCTACTTGGCTATGACCATGAAACCTGCCCTGCAGAAGCCAAAAAAATGTTTGACCTGCAGGACAGAATATTTGAAAAAGTTATTTCTGATTATACTCAACAGGAAAGTTCTTAG
- a CDS encoding rhodanese-like domain-containing protein: protein MKKLAVILGIFIFAKAFAYTDVSAEEFAKLMKEKDVVVLDVRTPDEYFKDGHIKGANLIPVQLFQYIFLGGKGFKGKKVLVYCRSGNRSVTASKMLEQMGLKHVYNLKGGILEWKAKNFPVEYNQK from the coding sequence ATGAAAAAATTAGCTGTTATTCTTGGAATCTTTATTTTTGCAAAAGCTTTTGCCTATACAGATGTTTCAGCTGAGGAATTTGCAAAGCTTATGAAGGAAAAAGATGTTGTTGTGTTAGACGTTAGAACTCCAGACGAATATTTTAAAGATGGTCATATAAAAGGTGCCAATCTAATTCCCGTTCAACTTTTCCAGTATATATTTCTTGGTGGAAAAGGGTTTAAAGGCAAAAAGGTTTTAGTTTACTGTAGAAGTGGCAACAGAAGTGTTACAGCCAGTAAAATGCTGGAACAGATGGGATTAAAACATGTATATAACCTTAAAGGCGGTATTTTGGAATGGAAAGCTAAGAACTTTCCTGTTGAGTATAATCAGAAATAA
- a CDS encoding 7-carboxy-7-deazaguanine synthase QueE produces MQKIKVVEIFDSIEGEGRLIGYPVSFIRLEGCNLRCSWCDTPYSYDTENYKLMSIEEILNTIKDFSNKKVCITGGEPLVNEGFDPLFEALIKENYYVILETNGTVYREIIGKLYPEYSENIYVVCSPKPDSNYMVHIDLKPYISEMKLVVDEFLTENIVSAFVDFPITLQPEGNKQEFFRKALKIQKSLIKKGIEVRIIPQIHKFFKVD; encoded by the coding sequence ATGCAGAAAATAAAAGTAGTAGAGATATTTGATTCCATAGAAGGTGAAGGCAGGCTTATAGGGTATCCGGTTTCTTTTATCAGGCTGGAAGGATGCAATCTCAGATGTTCCTGGTGTGATACTCCTTACTCCTATGATACAGAGAACTATAAATTGATGTCCATTGAAGAAATACTAAATACAATAAAAGATTTTTCCAATAAAAAAGTATGTATAACAGGGGGAGAACCCCTTGTTAATGAAGGGTTTGACCCTCTTTTTGAGGCTTTAATCAAAGAAAATTACTATGTAATACTTGAAACTAACGGCACAGTTTATAGAGAAATCATTGGAAAGTTATATCCAGAATATAGTGAAAATATATATGTTGTCTGTTCACCAAAGCCAGATAGTAATTACATGGTTCATATAGATTTAAAGCCATATATATCAGAGATGAAACTTGTTGTTGATGAATTTTTAACTGAAAATATTGTTTCTGCTTTTGTAGATTTTCCAATAACCCTTCAACCTGAGGGAAACAAGCAGGAGTTTTTCAGAAAGGCATTAAAAATACAAAAATCCTTGATAAAAAAAGGTATAGAAGTCAGGATAATTCCCCAGATACACAAATTTTTTAAGGTTGATTGA
- a CDS encoding ankyrin repeat domain-containing protein, which translates to MEKVRLLKKLIDAVMEGDYDEVYRLVELIKVDLNQIYEYEGSPLHVAVKEGDIESVKYFLDKGADPNIKGAFGETPLHIAVDRGYLDIVKLLLEKGADPNVQSNEGNTPLHLSVIASSADIAYELISHGANKEIKNKFGKTPLDLAMELNDEKMIKILS; encoded by the coding sequence ATGGAAAAGGTAAGACTACTAAAAAAGCTGATTGATGCAGTGATGGAAGGGGATTATGACGAGGTTTATAGACTTGTTGAACTAATAAAGGTGGACTTAAATCAGATTTATGAATATGAAGGAAGCCCTTTACATGTTGCTGTGAAAGAAGGAGATATAGAATCAGTTAAATATTTTTTAGACAAAGGAGCAGACCCTAATATAAAAGGAGCTTTTGGAGAAACACCTCTGCATATTGCTGTTGATAGAGGATATCTTGATATAGTTAAACTGCTTCTTGAAAAAGGAGCAGACCCAAACGTCCAGAGTAATGAAGGAAATACACCTCTCCATCTATCAGTTATAGCAAGCTCTGCAGATATAGCCTATGAACTTATATCCCATGGTGCTAATAAAGAGATAAAAAATAAATTTGGAAAAACACCCTTGGATTTAGCAATGGAACTCAATGATGAGAAGATGATTAAGATTTTATCCTAA
- a CDS encoding type II toxin-antitoxin system VapC family toxin has translation MIILDTNIIIELFKGDVETIDLLKNIQEEDFAISVITAMELYFGAKNKRELNKIKKFLGAFDLLLINEEISKIALELIEKYSKSHGLEIPDALIASTALYYNTPLLTYNTKDFKYIEGLKLI, from the coding sequence ATGATAATCTTGGATACAAATATAATTATTGAATTATTTAAAGGAGATGTAGAAACCATTGACCTCCTCAAAAATATTCAAGAAGAGGATTTTGCAATCAGTGTAATAACTGCTATGGAATTATATTTTGGAGCTAAAAACAAAAGAGAATTAAATAAGATAAAGAAATTTTTAGGGGCGTTTGATTTACTATTGATAAATGAAGAAATTTCAAAAATTGCTTTAGAGTTAATAGAAAAATACTCAAAAAGTCATGGATTAGAAATTCCAGATGCTTTAATAGCCTCAACTGCTTTATATTATAATACTCCATTGTTAACTTACAATACGAAAGATTTCAAGTATATAGAAGGTTTAAAACTTATTTAA
- a CDS encoding redoxin domain-containing protein produces the protein MKGKIISERRFEMRKIIMAFLTIFSFSFAFDNTLVGKEFRDFTSIDETGKVVKASQVIDHKPAVIIFFAIGDQPGTFKFLPHMNELYDKYKDKVVFMAVLLSRSDKKEVQELKKMLPLKIPVYLGYKDAIDNYNIRKVDVPLIILVDKDGLITNIVARPESEMEEVYPFEKDLQKKETIEERTAQSIKLLDKYIQKLIQE, from the coding sequence ATGAAAGGGAAAATAATATCGGAAAGGAGATTTGAGATGAGAAAGATAATAATGGCATTTTTAACAATTTTTTCTTTTAGTTTTGCATTTGATAATACCCTTGTAGGAAAAGAGTTTAGAGATTTTACCTCTATTGATGAAACCGGAAAAGTCGTAAAAGCATCTCAGGTAATTGACCATAAACCTGCTGTGATTATATTTTTTGCCATAGGTGACCAGCCAGGAACATTTAAATTCCTACCACATATGAACGAGCTTTATGACAAATACAAAGATAAAGTTGTGTTTATGGCTGTTCTGCTAAGCAGGTCTGATAAAAAAGAGGTTCAGGAACTGAAAAAAATGCTTCCACTTAAAATTCCTGTCTATCTTGGATATAAAGATGCAATTGATAACTACAATATTAGAAAGGTAGATGTTCCTCTTATTATTCTTGTTGATAAAGATGGTCTGATTACAAATATAGTTGCAAGACCTGAGTCTGAAATGGAAGAAGTTTATCCATTTGAAAAGGATTTACAGAAAAAAGAAACAATAGAAGAAAGAACTGCCCAGAGTATAAAACTTTTAGACAAATATATCCAAAAACTGATTCAGGAGTAA
- the mtaB gene encoding tRNA (N(6)-L-threonylcarbamoyladenosine(37)-C(2))-methylthiotransferase MtaB, with the protein MERLKVAFSTLGCRMNHFETSAMEEEFENKGYILSEFEDRADIYVINTCTVTNDADRTSRKTIRQAKRRNPEAIVVATGCYAQVSPEELAKMEEVDLVIGNSHKTAVLELVEQYINERRQDKVFIDNIFRKNEFETFQISTFYEGARPILKVQEGCNSFCSFCIIPFARGKVRSARIDQIVQQAEILVDRGFKEIVLTGTQLSQFGYDHKEGFLYDLLKQLIRIDGLYRIRLSSMGINEIDDKLLGLITSEEKIAPHFHLSIQSGDDRVLKDMKRNYTVSQYAQVVNEIIKRRPDTAIGTDLITGFPTEDEKAFENTVKVIKELPFAYIHVFTYSERKGTAAQKIGDKVHPQEKKRRTKIIRQISEEKNKKFRENYLGKPLEVLVISERDGKKVGLTGNYIHIKFNSQKPVNSITEVVLTEVGDERENNIGKEI; encoded by the coding sequence ATGGAAAGACTGAAAGTTGCCTTTTCAACTTTAGGATGCAGAATGAACCATTTTGAAACCTCTGCTATGGAAGAGGAATTTGAAAATAAAGGGTATATTCTGTCTGAATTTGAGGATAGGGCTGACATATATGTGATAAATACCTGCACAGTTACAAACGATGCTGATAGAACTTCAAGAAAAACAATCAGACAGGCTAAAAGAAGAAATCCTGAAGCTATTGTGGTTGCAACCGGCTGTTATGCACAGGTTTCTCCAGAAGAACTGGCAAAAATGGAAGAAGTTGACCTTGTTATTGGAAATTCCCATAAAACAGCTGTTTTGGAACTGGTTGAGCAGTATATAAATGAAAGAAGACAGGACAAGGTTTTTATAGATAATATCTTTAGAAAAAATGAGTTTGAAACATTCCAGATAAGCACTTTTTATGAAGGTGCCCGTCCTATTCTGAAAGTTCAGGAAGGATGTAATAGTTTTTGCTCATTCTGTATAATTCCTTTTGCAAGGGGAAAGGTCAGAAGTGCCAGAATTGACCAGATTGTCCAGCAGGCGGAAATCCTTGTTGATAGAGGCTTTAAAGAGATTGTTTTAACAGGAACACAGCTCTCCCAGTTTGGATACGACCATAAAGAAGGATTTTTATATGATTTATTAAAACAGCTTATTAGAATAGATGGACTTTACAGAATAAGGCTTTCCTCAATGGGAATTAATGAGATAGATGATAAACTTCTTGGCCTGATAACATCAGAGGAAAAAATTGCTCCCCATTTTCATCTGTCTATCCAGTCTGGTGATGACAGAGTCCTGAAAGACATGAAAAGAAATTACACTGTTTCCCAGTACGCACAGGTAGTTAATGAGATTATTAAAAGAAGACCGGATACAGCAATAGGAACAGATTTAATAACAGGTTTTCCAACAGAGGATGAAAAGGCTTTTGAAAATACTGTAAAAGTGATAAAAGAACTGCCTTTTGCATATATACATGTTTTTACATATTCAGAAAGAAAAGGAACAGCAGCCCAGAAAATAGGGGATAAAGTTCATCCACAGGAGAAAAAAAGAAGAACAAAAATTATCAGACAGATTTCAGAAGAAAAAAATAAAAAGTTTAGGGAAAATTACTTAGGCAAACCGCTGGAAGTTCTTGTTATATCAGAAAGGGATGGAAAAAAAGTGGGACTTACAGGGAATTATATCCATATAAAATTTAATTCCCAAAAACCTGTAAACAGCATAACAGAGGTTGTTTTAACGGAGGTAGGGGATGAAAGGGAAAATAATATCGGAAAGGAGATTTGA